Proteins encoded together in one Carya illinoinensis cultivar Pawnee chromosome 3, C.illinoinensisPawnee_v1, whole genome shotgun sequence window:
- the LOC122305432 gene encoding uncharacterized protein LOC122305432 isoform X1, whose product MALQAGVSTSKVLILVGAGLTGSVVLRSGRLSDLIAQLQELLKGVNEAEISPNKYDTTVLAAQIRQLAQEIRELAVSRPVTIFNGDSSSNGSYGSYLVPAAALGAMGYCYMWWKGWSLSDVMFVTKHNMANAVATVSKQLEHVHEALGATKRHLTKKLENLDWKVEEQKETTKLIANDVNEVKSNLSQIGFDVASIYQMLSGLEGKVELLENKQDVTNSGLWYLCQVAGGFKDGLNSKLFQDVGAKVANNHSTITFEDKSPKGLQFIAEAKDSGVIDKSMITMRKTDLDNFSGEKGLTLTNRIHRSYPVGISLSRDIRGSDT is encoded by the exons ATGGCGTTGCAGGCTGGGGTTTCGACCTCAAAGGTTCTGATCCTCGTCGGAGCAG GTTTGACGGGTTCGGTTGTTTTGAGGAGCGGACGACTGTCTGATCTGATTGCACAGCTTCAGGAGTTATTGAAGGGTGTAAATGAAGCTGAGATCTCGCCGAACAAGTACGATACTACAGTCCTTGCAGCTCAG ATTCGACAATTGGCTCAAGAGATCAGGGAGTTAGCGGTGTCACGTCCTGTAACCATCTTCAATGGGGATTCATCATCGAATG GGAGCTATGGTTCTTACTTAGTGCCTGCTGCTGCACTTGGAGCAATGGGATATTGTTACATGTGGTGGAAG GGTTGGTCGCTTTCTGATGTAATGTTTGTAACTAAGCACAATATGGCAAATGCTGTTGCAACTGTGTCCAAACAATTAGAGCATGTCCATGAAGCACTGGGT GCAACTAAGAGACATCTAACCAAGAAGCTGGAGAACTTGGACTGGAAGGTGGAGGAGCAGAAGGAAACAACCAAGCTTATTGCAAATGAT GTGAATGAGGTGAAATCAAACCTTTCTCAAATTGGGTTTGATGTGGCATCAATCTATCAAATGCTATCTGGGTTG GAAGGGAAGGTTGAGCTTCTTGAAAACAAACAG GACGTGACTAACTCAGGTCTCTGGTATCTATGCCAAGTGGCTGGAGGCTTCAAAGATGGGCTAAATTCTAAACTTTTTCAG GATGTTGGTGCTAAGGTAGCAAATAATCATTCAACAATCACATTTGAGGATAAGTCCCCCAAG GGCCTCCAATTCATTGCTGAAGCTAAGGATTCAGGTGTGATTGATAAATCAATGATAACAATGAGGAAAACTGATCTTGACAACTTCTCTGGTGAGAAAGGTCTGACATTGACAAATAGAATACACAGGTCATATCCAGTTGGGATTTCTTTGAGCCGAGACATTAGAGGTTCGGATACATGA
- the LOC122305432 gene encoding uncharacterized protein LOC122305432 isoform X2, whose amino-acid sequence MALQAGVSTSKVLILVGAGLTGSVVLRSGRLSDLIAQLQELLKGVNEAEISPNKYDTTVLAAQIRQLAQEIRELAVSRPVTIFNGDSSSNGSYGSYLVPAAALGAMGYCYMWWKGWSLSDVMFVTKHNMANAVATVSKQLEHVHEALGATKRHLTKKLENLDWKVEEQKETTKLIANDVNEVKSNLSQIGFDVASIYQMLSGLEGKVELLENKQDVTNSGLWYLCQVAGGFKDGLNSKLFQNAVGEDWELEVFCSVIV is encoded by the exons ATGGCGTTGCAGGCTGGGGTTTCGACCTCAAAGGTTCTGATCCTCGTCGGAGCAG GTTTGACGGGTTCGGTTGTTTTGAGGAGCGGACGACTGTCTGATCTGATTGCACAGCTTCAGGAGTTATTGAAGGGTGTAAATGAAGCTGAGATCTCGCCGAACAAGTACGATACTACAGTCCTTGCAGCTCAG ATTCGACAATTGGCTCAAGAGATCAGGGAGTTAGCGGTGTCACGTCCTGTAACCATCTTCAATGGGGATTCATCATCGAATG GGAGCTATGGTTCTTACTTAGTGCCTGCTGCTGCACTTGGAGCAATGGGATATTGTTACATGTGGTGGAAG GGTTGGTCGCTTTCTGATGTAATGTTTGTAACTAAGCACAATATGGCAAATGCTGTTGCAACTGTGTCCAAACAATTAGAGCATGTCCATGAAGCACTGGGT GCAACTAAGAGACATCTAACCAAGAAGCTGGAGAACTTGGACTGGAAGGTGGAGGAGCAGAAGGAAACAACCAAGCTTATTGCAAATGAT GTGAATGAGGTGAAATCAAACCTTTCTCAAATTGGGTTTGATGTGGCATCAATCTATCAAATGCTATCTGGGTTG GAAGGGAAGGTTGAGCTTCTTGAAAACAAACAG GACGTGACTAACTCAGGTCTCTGGTATCTATGCCAAGTGGCTGGAGGCTTCAAAGATGGGCTAAATTCTAAACTTTTTCAG AATGCTGTGGGTGAAGACTGGGAATTGGAAGTTTTCTGTTCGGTCATTGTATAA
- the LOC122305431 gene encoding 7-deoxyloganetin glucosyltransferase-like, whose amino-acid sequence MDSKTVGAHKPHAVCISTPFQSHITPMLKFAKLLHLKGFYITFVNTEFNHQRFLQCGGPNSLDGLPDFRFETIPDSLPPSNFTANQDLHSLVDSIMKNFLAPFSDLLKKLNTANTSNNNPPVTCVISSGFMPFTVTAAKELGIPIVMLFAISACALMCLMQLPSLRDKGFTPLKGESYLTNGYLDTVIDWIPSMKEIRMRDLPTVVRATDPNDVVFKIAFEAVERAPEASAVVIHTFDALEQEVLDALYPMFPRLYAIGPQQLLLNQSPNDSLKSIGCSLWKEDTECLHWLNSKAPNSVVYVNFGSIYGLTPQQMLEFAWGLANSKYLFLWIIRPDLVIGESAILPTEFMEETKERGLIASWCPQEEVLNHSSIGVFLTHCGWNSILESVCAGVPMLCWPISSDHHINCKYTCDEWGIGMKIDDDIKREGLVENVKELMEGDTGQKMKKKVMEWKRLAKAASEPHGSSSMNLNNLITEVLL is encoded by the exons ATGGATTCCAAGACTGTAGGTGCACATAAGCCTCATGCAGTTTGTATTTCAACCCCATTTCAAAGCCACATAACGCCGATGCTAAAATTTGCAAAGCTTCTCCATCTTAAAGGTTTTTACATAACCTTTGTTAACACTGAGTTTAACCACCAACGTTTTCTACAATGTGGAGGTCCCAACTCCTTAGATGGTTTGCCTGACTTCCGATTCGAAACCATTCCAGACAGCCTCCCTCCATCGAATTTCACCGCCAACCAAGACCTCCATTCTCTCGTTGATTCAAttatgaaaaacttcttggCTCCATTTTCCGACTTGCTCAAGAAACTAAACACCGCAAATACTTCAAATAATAATCCCCCAGTAACATGTGTTATTTCCAGTGGTTTCATGCCTTTCACTGTCACTGCTGCTAAAGAACTCGGAATCCCTATTGTAATGCTCTTTGCAATTTCTGCTTGTGCCCTAATGTGTCTTATGCAACTTCCTTCTCTTAGGGACAAAGGTTTTACACCGCTTAAAG GTGAGAGCTATCTAACAAATGGCTATTTGGATACAGTTATAGACTGGATTCCAAGCATGAAAGAAATCCGAATGAGGGATCTCCCAACCGTTGTTCGAGCCACAGATCCAAACGATGTTGTTTTCAAAATTGCCTTTGAAGCAGTAGAGAGAGCTCCTGAAGCTTCAGCAGTAGTGATTCACACATTTGATGCATTAGAGCAAGAAGTTTTGGATGCTCTCTACCCCATGTTTCCCCGACTATATGCCATTGGCCCTCAACAACTCTTACTCAATCAATCACCCAATGATTCTCTGAAATCAATTGGGTGTAGTTTATGGAAAGAAGACACTGAGTGCCTCCATTGGCTTAACTCAAAGGCACCCAACTCAGTGGTGTACGTGAATTTTGGAAGCATATATGGCCTAACACCACAACAAATGCTTGAGTTTGCTTGGGGACTTGCAAACAGCAAGTATCTGTTCTTGTGGATTATTAGGCCCGACTTGGTTATTGGTGAGTCGGCTATTTTGCCAACTGAGTTCAtggaagaaacaaaagaaagggGTTTAATAGCTAGTTGGTGCCCCCAAGAGGAAGTGTTGAACCACTCCTCGATTGGAGTGTTCTTAACTCATTGTGGATGGAATTCAATTCTTGAAAGTGTGTGTGCAGGAGTGCCAATGCTTTGTTGGCCAATCTCTAGTGATCATCATATAAACTGCAAGTATACTTGCGATGAATGGGGTATTGGCATGAAGATAGATGATGATATCAAGAGAGAGGGACTGGTAGAAAATGTGAAAGAGTTAATGGAGGGAGACACAGGtcagaaaatgaagaagaaagtcatGGAGTGGAAAAGGTTGGCCAAGGCAGCCAGTGAACCACATGGGTCTTCATCCATGAACTTAAACAATTTGATAACTGAAGTGCTCTTAtaa
- the LOC122305433 gene encoding 7-deoxyloganetin glucosyltransferase-like, translating to MIYVHSFITRSLKLEALNCPSFGRKRQTFLYWHSEAKERRKMDSKTVVHKPHAVCIPSPAQSHIKAMLKFAKLLHGKGFHITFVNTEFNHQRFLQSGGLNSLHGFPDFQFKTIPDSLPPSNSNATQDLPSLCNSILNNFLAPFSDLLLKLNSTASHFNIPVTCVISDGFLPFTVTAAQELRVPIVMLFTISACSLMGFMQLPSLRDKGFIPLKDESYLTNGYLETVIDWIPGMRDIRMRDLPTMVRATDPNDALFKLSFEAAKRAPEASAIVVHTFDALEQEVLDALFPMFRRVYAIGPHQLLLNQSPNDSLKSIGYSLWKEETECLNWLNSKAPNSVVYVNFGSLIVLTPQQLNEFAWGLANSKHLFLWIIRPDLVVGESAILPPEFVVDTKERSLIASWCPQEEVLNHPSIGGFLTHCGWNSILESVCAGVPMLCWPVFGDQQTNCKYTCNDWGIGMEIDNDVKREELEKIVREFMEGDKCQKMRKKAMEWKRLAEAASEPHGSSSMNLNNLVNDVLLSKG from the exons ATGATTTACGTCCACTCATTTATTACCAGGAGTTTAAAGCTTGAAGCCTTGAATTGCCCATCATTTGGCCGCAAAAGGCAAACCTTCTTGTACTGGCATAGTGAAGCGAAGGAGAGGAGGAAAATGGATTCCAAAACTGTAGTTCATAAACCTCATGCTGTATGTATTCCATCCCCTGCCCAGAGCCACATAAAGGCCATGCTAAAATTTGCAAAGCTTCTCCATGGGAAAGGTTTTCACATAACCTTTGTCAACACCGAGTTCAATCACCAGCGTTTTTTACAATCTGGAGGCCTCAACTCCTTACATGGCTTTCCTGACttccaattcaaaaccattCCAGACAGCCTCCCTCCATCGAATTCCAATGCCACCCAAGACCTCCCTTCTCTTTGCAATTCCATTCTCAACAACTTCTTGGCTCCATTTTCCGACTTGCTTCTGAAACTCAACTCCACAGCTTCACATTTCAATATTCCGGTAACATGTGTTATCTCCGATGGTTTCTTGCCTTTCACTGTCACTGCGGCTCAAGAACTCAGAGTCCCTATTGTAATGCTCTTCACGATCTCTGCTTGCAGCCTAATGGGTTTTATGCAGTTACCTTCGCTCAGGGACAAAGGCTTTATACCACTTAAAG ATGAGAGCTATTTAACAAATGGCTATTTGGAAACCGTTATAGATTGGATTCCCGGTATGAGAGATATCCGAATGAGGGATCTCCCAACCATGGTTCGAGCCACAGATCCAAATGATGCACTCTTCAAATTGAGCTTTGAGGCTGCAAAGAGAGCTCCTGAAGCGTCAGCTATTGTAGTTCACACATTTGATGCGTTAGAGCAAGAAGTTTTGGATGCACTCTTCCCTATGTTTCGTCGCGTATACGCCATTGGCCCTCACCAACTCTTACTCAATCAATCACCCAATGACTCTCTTAAGTCAATTGGGTATAGTTTATGGAAAGAAGAAACCGAGTGCCTCAATTGGCTTAACTCTAAGGCACCCAACTCAGTGGTGTATGTGAATTTTGGAAGTTTAATTGTCCTGACACCACAACAGTTGAATGAGTTTGCTTGGGGACTTGCAAATAGCAAGCATCTGTTCTTGTGGATTATTAGGCCCGACTTAGTCGTTGGCGAATCGGCTATTTTGCCACCTGAGTTCGTGGTAGATACAAAAGAAAGGAGTCTAATAGCTAGTTGGTGCCCCCAAGAGGAAGTGTTGAACCACCCCTCGATTGGAGGGTTCTTAACACATTGCGGGTGGAATTCAATTCTTGAAAGCGTGTGTGCGGGAGTGCCGATGCTTTGTTGGCCAGTCTTTGGAGATCAGCAAACAAACTGCAAGTATACATGCAATGATTGGGGTATTGGCATGGAGATTGATAATGATGTCAAGAGAGAGGAATTGGAAAAGATTGTGAGAGAGTTTATGGAGGGAGACAAGTGTCAGAAAATGAGGAAGAAGGCCATGGAGTGGAAAAGATTGGCAGAGGCAGCAAGTGAACCACATGGTTCTTCCTCCATGAATCTAAACAATTTGGTGAATGACGTGTTGTTATCAAAAGGCTAG